A DNA window from Myxocyprinus asiaticus isolate MX2 ecotype Aquarium Trade chromosome 45, UBuf_Myxa_2, whole genome shotgun sequence contains the following coding sequences:
- the LOC127434985 gene encoding methionine-R-sulfoxide reductase B3-like isoform X4 has product MAVRLLRYMAPLASTALLQCRRSPKTAGPLLTLSPPTALGTCWSKKTWPKTFPEEELRKQLTPMQYHVTQEKGTESAFTGKYTDNKEDGTYHCVVCGTPLFTSDKKFDSGSGWPSFFDLINKDSITLTDDFSYGMHRVETTCSQCGAHLGHLFDDGPRPTRKRYCINSASLNFQSKNSASEGVGPTEVAGQSTSSKNEDL; this is encoded by the exons ATGGCTGTCCGTCTTCTCCGATACATGGCACCGCTTGCTTCCACAGCCCTGCTCCAATGCAGGCGCTCCCCTAAGACCGCAGGGCCACTCCTAACTCTGAGTCCACCCACTGCGCTAG GAACATGCTGGAGCAAGAAGACATGGCCCAAAACCTTCCCAGAGGAGGAGCTGAGGAAGCAATTGACCCCCATGCAGTACCATGTTACTCAGGAGAAAGGTACAGAGAG TGCTTTCACAGGAAAATATACTGATAACAAAGAAGATGGAACATACCATTGTGTCGTTTGCGGCACCCCTCTTTTCAC GTCCGATAAGAAGTTTGACTCTGGATCAG GATGGCCTTCCTTTTTCGATTTGATCAATAAGGACTCTATCACACTAACAGATGACTTTTCGTACGGCATGCACAGAGTGGAGACAACGTGCAGTCAG TGTGGCGCTCACCTGGGGCACCTCTTTGATGATGGACCCCGGCCAACAAGAAAGCGCTACTGCATAAACTCCGCCTCCCTCAATTTCCAATCGAAAAACAGTGCCTCTGAGGGGGTGGGGCCAACCGAAGTTGCAGGCCAATCAACATCTAGTAAGAATGAAGATCTTTAA
- the LOC127434985 gene encoding methionine-R-sulfoxide reductase B3-like isoform X3, translating to MAVRLLRYMAPLASTALLQCRRSPKTAGPLLTLSPPTALGTCWSKKTWPKTFPEEELRKQLTPMQYHVTQEKGTESAFTGKYTDNKEDGTYHCVVCGTPLFTSDKKFDSGSGWPSFFDLINKDSITLTDDFSYGMHRVETTCSQCGAHLGHLFDDGPRPTRKRYCINSASLNFQSKNSASEGVGPTEVAGQSTSTLKPNKGHGD from the exons ATGGCTGTCCGTCTTCTCCGATACATGGCACCGCTTGCTTCCACAGCCCTGCTCCAATGCAGGCGCTCCCCTAAGACCGCAGGGCCACTCCTAACTCTGAGTCCACCCACTGCGCTAG GAACATGCTGGAGCAAGAAGACATGGCCCAAAACCTTCCCAGAGGAGGAGCTGAGGAAGCAATTGACCCCCATGCAGTACCATGTTACTCAGGAGAAAGGTACAGAGAG TGCTTTCACAGGAAAATATACTGATAACAAAGAAGATGGAACATACCATTGTGTCGTTTGCGGCACCCCTCTTTTCAC GTCCGATAAGAAGTTTGACTCTGGATCAG GATGGCCTTCCTTTTTCGATTTGATCAATAAGGACTCTATCACACTAACAGATGACTTTTCGTACGGCATGCACAGAGTGGAGACAACGTGCAGTCAG TGTGGCGCTCACCTGGGGCACCTCTTTGATGATGGACCCCGGCCAACAAGAAAGCGCTACTGCATAAACTCCGCCTCCCTCAATTTCCAATCGAAAAACAGTGCCTCTGAGGGGGTGGGGCCAACCGAAGTTGCAGGCCAATCAACATCTA
- the LOC127434985 gene encoding methionine-R-sulfoxide reductase B3, mitochondrial-like isoform X5: MSGFNLLHLVNQGQPVKLKACGLPSGTCWSKKTWPKTFPEEELRKQLTPMQYHVTQEKGTESAFTGKYTDNKEDGTYHCVVCGTPLFTSDKKFDSGSGWPSFFDLINKDSITLTDDFSYGMHRVETTCSQCGAHLGHLFDDGPRPTRKRYCINSASLNFQSKNSASEGVGPTEVAGQSTSSKNEDL; encoded by the exons ATGTCCGGATTCAATCTACTGCATCTGGTCAACCAAGGCCAACCTGTAAAACTCAAGGCCTGCGGGCTCCCCTCAG GAACATGCTGGAGCAAGAAGACATGGCCCAAAACCTTCCCAGAGGAGGAGCTGAGGAAGCAATTGACCCCCATGCAGTACCATGTTACTCAGGAGAAAGGTACAGAGAG TGCTTTCACAGGAAAATATACTGATAACAAAGAAGATGGAACATACCATTGTGTCGTTTGCGGCACCCCTCTTTTCAC GTCCGATAAGAAGTTTGACTCTGGATCAG GATGGCCTTCCTTTTTCGATTTGATCAATAAGGACTCTATCACACTAACAGATGACTTTTCGTACGGCATGCACAGAGTGGAGACAACGTGCAGTCAG TGTGGCGCTCACCTGGGGCACCTCTTTGATGATGGACCCCGGCCAACAAGAAAGCGCTACTGCATAAACTCCGCCTCCCTCAATTTCCAATCGAAAAACAGTGCCTCTGAGGGGGTGGGGCCAACCGAAGTTGCAGGCCAATCAACATCTAGTAAGAATGAAGATCTTTAA